The Macrococcoides canis genome has a window encoding:
- a CDS encoding GrpB family protein, with amino-acid sequence MRQVMIVPYDSIWQHLYIGEKKRILQKLQGISAIHHIGSTAVPGMDARATIDIAVESKHEIEAQDLAELGYRFISEEAHYKVYATHHHEFHLFVYSEADEELLKRIKLRDYFCTFASERDRYSAFKWELAKVYPFDFSAYKKARDIFLTVIEVKAMNWNGLNEVQKLG; translated from the coding sequence ATGAGACAAGTGATGATAGTCCCTTACGATAGTATTTGGCAGCATCTATATATCGGTGAAAAAAAGAGAATACTGCAGAAATTACAAGGCATAAGCGCGATACATCATATCGGTTCTACTGCCGTGCCAGGTATGGATGCACGTGCGACGATAGATATCGCAGTAGAGTCAAAGCATGAAATCGAAGCACAGGATTTAGCTGAACTTGGCTATCGTTTTATCAGCGAAGAAGCGCATTACAAAGTATACGCTACACATCATCACGAATTTCATCTTTTTGTGTATAGTGAAGCGGATGAGGAGCTATTAAAGCGTATTAAGCTGAGAGATTATTTCTGTACGTTTGCAAGCGAGAGAGATCGTTACAGTGCATTCAAATGGGAACTTGCAAAAGTATATCCTTTTGACTTTTCAGCTTATAAGAAAGCACGCGATATCTTTTTGACAGTGATTGAAGTTAAAGCGATGAACTGGAATGGATTGAATGAAGTACAGAAATTAGGATGA
- a CDS encoding M20 family metallopeptidase: MTMNEQNVLNYIEYNKEEFIKISHQIHDRPELGNEEYFASSLLIKTLYNEGFTIERDIAGHETGFIATFESEHDGPTIAFLAEYDALPGLGHACGHNIIGTASVLAGVSIKEYVETHGGTIKVYGTPAEEGGVNGSAKASYVKAGLFSDCDVALMIHPGHESYRTVPTLAVDVFEVEFFGKTAHASENAHNGINALDAMISFFNGIAQLRQHIRKSDKVHGVILDGGKSANIIPDYTKARFYTRAMSRKELDVLTGKVERVAEGAALTAGAEYKLNHIQNGVNEFIRNDLLDDLFERHARKHNETILHDDFGFGSTDTGNVSHVIPTIHPHIKIGPSSLVGHTVEFKDAAGSAHGDHALIQGAKIMATMALELIDSPDELKAIKNLHTVLKGKVYDHQ, translated from the coding sequence ATGACAATGAACGAACAGAATGTACTTAACTATATTGAATATAATAAAGAAGAGTTTATTAAAATAAGTCATCAGATTCACGATCGTCCGGAACTTGGAAACGAAGAATATTTTGCTTCCAGTTTACTTATCAAGACTTTGTATAACGAAGGATTCACAATTGAGCGAGATATCGCAGGTCATGAAACAGGATTCATTGCAACGTTTGAAAGTGAACATGACGGACCTACGATTGCATTTTTAGCGGAATATGATGCATTACCAGGACTTGGACATGCTTGTGGACATAATATTATCGGAACAGCTAGTGTGCTTGCGGGTGTAAGTATTAAGGAATACGTTGAGACTCATGGTGGCACGATTAAAGTTTATGGTACGCCAGCTGAAGAGGGTGGCGTGAATGGTAGTGCAAAGGCCTCATATGTTAAAGCGGGATTGTTCTCCGACTGTGATGTTGCGTTGATGATACATCCAGGACATGAGTCATATCGTACTGTGCCGACGCTTGCTGTAGACGTGTTTGAAGTCGAGTTCTTCGGCAAGACAGCACATGCTTCTGAGAATGCTCATAATGGGATTAATGCACTGGATGCAATGATCAGTTTCTTTAATGGAATCGCCCAGCTTAGGCAGCATATTCGCAAATCTGATAAAGTTCATGGTGTAATATTAGATGGCGGTAAAAGTGCGAATATCATTCCAGATTACACGAAAGCAAGATTCTACACACGTGCAATGAGTCGCAAGGAGCTAGACGTGTTAACTGGAAAAGTAGAACGTGTTGCTGAAGGTGCCGCGCTTACTGCTGGTGCAGAGTACAAGCTGAATCATATTCAAAATGGGGTGAATGAATTTATTCGTAATGACCTGCTGGATGATTTATTTGAACGACATGCCAGAAAGCATAATGAGACAATATTACATGATGATTTTGGTTTTGGATCGACCGATACGGGGAATGTTAGTCACGTAATTCCGACGATTCATCCACATATTAAAATTGGGCCATCGAGTCTTGTAGGTCACACGGTTGAGTTTAAAGATGCTGCTGGCAGTGCGCATGGAGATCATGCACTGATTCAAGGCGCTAAGATTATGGCAACCATGGCTTTAGAATTGATTGATAGCCCAGATGAATTAAAAGCAATTAAAAATTTACACACAGTATTAAAGGGGAAAGTTTATGACCATCAATAA
- the ldmS gene encoding L-aspartate--L-methionine ligase LdmS, translated as MTINKLDISLTMHDLYGDNVLYTSRPSYGFNPWLQPEEHQSNLLSARELIIAEMPVIVHKATVTEKTRELFNAAGIAMPETYITYETREEYESALKEYAETGKIFFQYAHEAGFVDNNDYVVPRDIFLNLNNKSLIDKWTGGEYLPKREIVKFDDFETRVREWTLPFVVKPGDEHPTAGGYGVMLCYTEEDVERAIERVKSASDTEQLIIEQFVEPVKNYCVQYAYSEEKGITFLGASLQMVEKYGKYRGNTTDRNVPESVVEAGRKIMQNGVDAGYKGIAGFDILVDKDDNLFAIDLNFRQNGSSSLLLLDDVLKGDYKKFLAYYSDGDNAAFYETILNEVTSGNLFPLAYYDGDYKEKNGFPSRFICIWYGEDEAFIDQKAKHFEQRLKGEVHED; from the coding sequence ATGACCATCAATAAATTAGATATTTCACTTACAATGCATGACTTATATGGAGATAATGTACTTTATACATCTCGTCCTAGCTATGGTTTTAATCCTTGGCTACAACCTGAAGAACATCAGTCGAATTTATTAAGTGCAAGAGAATTAATTATTGCAGAGATGCCTGTTATTGTTCATAAAGCAACAGTAACTGAGAAGACGCGTGAATTATTTAACGCAGCTGGAATAGCGATGCCTGAAACATATATTACATATGAAACGCGTGAAGAATATGAATCAGCATTAAAAGAATATGCTGAAACAGGAAAGATTTTCTTCCAATATGCACATGAAGCTGGTTTTGTAGACAATAATGATTATGTCGTACCACGAGACATATTTCTGAATTTAAATAACAAATCACTTATTGATAAATGGACGGGTGGGGAGTATCTCCCTAAGCGTGAAATTGTGAAATTCGATGATTTTGAAACGCGTGTTCGTGAATGGACGCTTCCTTTTGTTGTTAAGCCTGGCGATGAACATCCGACAGCAGGTGGATACGGTGTGATGCTCTGTTATACAGAAGAAGATGTTGAACGTGCGATAGAGCGTGTAAAATCAGCGAGTGATACGGAGCAGCTAATTATTGAACAATTTGTTGAACCTGTAAAAAATTATTGTGTGCAATATGCATATAGTGAAGAAAAAGGTATTACATTCTTAGGTGCATCGCTTCAGATGGTAGAGAAATATGGTAAATACAGAGGGAATACAACGGATAGAAACGTACCTGAATCTGTAGTTGAAGCGGGTAGAAAGATTATGCAAAATGGCGTTGATGCTGGATATAAAGGCATTGCAGGATTTGATATATTAGTAGATAAAGATGATAATCTATTCGCGATTGATCTTAACTTCAGACAAAATGGATCAAGTTCATTATTGTTGCTGGATGATGTATTAAAGGGTGACTATAAAAAGTTTCTTGCGTATTATTCAGATGGTGATAATGCAGCATTCTATGAAACGATTTTAAATGAAGTAACTAGCGGTAACTTATTTCCGTTAGCATATTATGATGGTGATTATAAAGAGAAAAACGGCTTTCCATCTCGCTTTATCTGCATTTGGTATGGTGAGGACGAAGCATTCATCGATCAAAAAGCAAAACACTTTGAACAACGTTTAAAAGGTGAAGTCCATGAAGACTAA